The following DNA comes from Acidimicrobiia bacterium.
CGGAGGGGTGGAACCTTGCCACGGGTGGGTCCGTCGCCCTTGAAATTGCCGTCGCCCAGGTCCACCGCGTCGCAACCGTCGATCGCCTCCCGGGCCTGGCCCAGGGTCATCCCTGACCACCACGCCAGATCGTCGACCGTGGCCGGGCCATGAGAACGCAGGTAGAGCCGGGCCACCTCGATCCGCGCCTCGCCGGGATCGGGGGACCACACGTCCACGTCGGGCAGCCAGTCACTCCACAGGGTCACCGCGTTGCGGCCCGAACGCCATGACTTCGGCTCCCCCGTCCCCACCAGCCGGCATTCGGTGGACATCTGGTTGATCACGAAGTTGAGGCCCTTGGCGTCTTCCTCGGGCACGTCGAGGGCCGCCTTGATCTCGGGGACCGTGCGGTGCACCTCATCCGATAGGAGGTCTTCGATTCGCGACGCCCAGGTCTCGTAGTCATCGACGACGAGCACCCGATCGACGTAGTTGCTGAACGCCCGCTCGTTTCGCTCGCGTGTCGCCGGCACGACGATGGGAAGCAGATCCACCGGCATGAGGAACGCACTACCCCGCAGGGTCCGCAACCCCACCACCTTGCGCTTGGAGTACAGATCGTCGAGCTGCTTCTTCTTGAAGTTCGGTACTCGCGCCGCCAGTTCCAGGTACGAGACGGGGGGCGTGGCGTAACAGCCGATCGAGTCGTGGAGAACCTCGAGCACTGTGGCCTTGCGGCGATCGAGGTGCGTCGATGCCCAGGGAAGGGTGGTCGCAGTCATTTCCCCCGCGAGGCCATGATCTCACCCAGCTGGCCACGGTGCTCGGATTCGTGCTGCATCAGATGATGGAAAACCCACTCGGGTGTCACGGTGAAGTCGCCCGAGACCCGGATCGCATCGAGGTCGTCGTCGCTCAACGATTTCAGCTCCTCTCGCATCCGCTCGCGCACCCAGGCGAGTCGGGCGAGGTGTCT
Coding sequences within:
- a CDS encoding winged helix DNA-binding domain-containing protein, which gives rise to MTATTLPWASTHLDRRKATVLEVLHDSIGCYATPPVSYLELAARVPNFKKKQLDDLYSKRKVVGLRTLRGSAFLMPVDLLPIVVPATRERNERAFSNYVDRVLVVDDYETWASRIEDLLSDEVHRTVPEIKAALDVPEEDAKGLNFVINQMSTECRLVGTGEPKSWRSGRNAVTLWSDWLPDVDVWSPDPGEARIEVARLYLRSHGPATVDDLAWWSGMTLGQAREAIDGCDAVDLGDGNFKGDGPTRGKVPPLRLLPVWDALMVTWKDRSRFLAEEVGPFVYDRDGNATSVVLDGGTVAGVWSLGSDDDKLEIRVAPFTRFTPKKWTAIEEEAALIGRLAGSKRVTILRCESPRSLIDGPRNLFLRPLRDHECE